The following coding sequences are from one Odontesthes bonariensis isolate fOdoBon6 chromosome 10, fOdoBon6.hap1, whole genome shotgun sequence window:
- the tsr2 gene encoding pre-rRNA-processing protein TSR2 homolog produces MAAPAASRELFKEGVSAVLHSWPVLQIAVDNGFGGVYGQQKADWMADVVQQYFHDNADLQQYEVEDFLTELMDQEFDTVVEDGSLPQVSLSLVQMFAQWRQGALQQLKHAIDLLTHNKAQRVQVVAPPTQSDEENDSGTQVMECEASGPSVSRTRPPPPPQDEDDGWTVVRKKK; encoded by the exons atggcggcccccGCGGCTTCACGTGAGCTCTTTAAGGAGGGAGTCAGCGCGGTTCTTCACAGCTGGCCGGTTCTGCAG ATCGCCGTGGATAACGGCTTTGGGGGCGTGTACGGCCAGCAGAAAGCGGATTGGATGGCGGATGTGGTTCAACAGTATTTCCATGACAACG CTGACCTCCAGCAGTACGAGGTCGAAGACTTCCTCACCGAGCTGATGGACCAGGAGTTCGACACTGTGGTGGAAGATGGGAGTTTACCACAG gtgtcGCTCAGCCTGGTGCAGATGTTCGCTCAGTGGCGGCAGGGGGCGCTGCAGCAGCTCAAACACGCCATTGACCTTCTGACGCACAATAAGGCCCAGAGGGTACAGGTCGTGGCTCCGCCCACGCAGTCTGACGAAGAGAACGACAGCGGAACGCAG GTGATGGAGTGTGAGGCCTCGGGTCCATCCGTCAGCAGGACccgccccccccctcctcctcaggACGAAGACGATGGCTGGACAGTCGTCAGGAAGAAGAAGTGA